Genomic window (Caldinitratiruptor microaerophilus):
TCACCGGCATCCGGCCGTACGAGGCGGTGGCGTCGGGCATCGTCCGCACGCACCAGATCGTTCGCCCGTTCAAGTCCATGACGGTGCTGGAGAACGTGATGGTGGCCACCTACTTCGGCCGCCACGGCGCCACGAACCCCCGGGTGGCCCGGGAACGGGCCATGGAGGTGCTCGCCTTCGTGGGGATCGAGCACGTGGCGGGGCAGCAGGCGGCGGTGCTGCCGATCGGCCAGCAGAAGCTCCTGGAGCTCGCCCGCGCCCTGGCGGCGAAGCCGGACCTCCTCCTCTGCGACGAGATCGCCGGCGGCCTCACGGACGCCGAGACCCAGAACGTGCTGGGCCTCCTGCGCAAGATCCGGGAGCGGGGCACCACCATCCTCTACATCGAGCACGACATGCGGGCCGTGATGTCGGTCTGCGACCGCATCGTGGTCCTCAACTACGGGCAGAAGCTGGCCGAGGGTACGCCGGCCGAGATCCAGCGGAACCCCGCCGTGATCGAGGCGTACCTGGGCACGTCAGCGGCCGAGGCGGGGTGATCGCGGGATGGCACAGGAGCCGCTGCTCGAGGTGCGGGACCTGGCCGTCGCCTACGGGAGCGTGCAGGTGATCTGGGGGATCTCGTTCCGGGTCGAGGAAGGCCAGGTCGTGAGCATCATCGGCTCGAACGGGGCCGGCAAGACCACCACCCTGCGGTCCCTGGCGGGGCTTCTCCTGCCCCGTGGCGGCAGCATCCGCTTCCGGGGGGAGGACATCACCGCGCTGCCGGCCCACGCCCGGGTGAACCGGCAGATCGTGCTGGTCCCCGAGGGCCGCCAGCTGTGGCCGCGGATGACCGTCGAGGAGAACCTCCTCCTGGGCGCCTTCGCCCCGGCCTTCCGGGGGCGGGCGCAGGAGCGGCTCGCCCGCGTCTACGACCTGTTCCCCCGGCTCAAGGAGCGCCGCCGCCAGCTCGCCGGCACGCTCTCCGGCGGCGAGCAGCAGATGTGCGCGATCGGCCGGGGGCTCATGGCCGAGCCCAAGGTGCTCATGCTGGACGAGCCGTCCCTCGGCCTGGCGCCCAAGCTGGTCGAGGAGATCTTCCGCTTCGTCGACGACATCTCCGCCCAGGGCGTGACGATCCTCCTGGTGGAGCAGAACGTGAAGTACGCCCTCCGGGCGGCCGACCACGCCTACGTGCTGGAGACCGGCCGCATCACGCTCGAGGGGAGCGGCCGGGACCTCCTGCACGACGACCACGTCCGCACCGCGTACCTCGGCGGGGCGGCGTGAGGTGGCCGCCCGCCCGCATCACGGGAAGGCCGGCCCGTCAGCCGGGCCGGCCTTCGCTCTTCTCCAGCCGCTCCTTCACGGCCTTCAGCATGCCCTCGGCGTTGTCCCGGACCACCAGCCGGGCGATCGGGTTGAGCATCGTCGCGAACATGGGGATGCCGATCTCGAAGTCGACCGTGAGGGTCACCTTCGTGCCCTCCGGGGTCTCCTCCAGGATCCAGTCGCCCTCGAACTTCTTGAGGTCCCCGCCGAGCTGGCGGTAGTGGATGCGGAAGTTCTCGTCGTCGAACTCGTCGAGTTCCGTCCACCGCAGCGTGGCGCCCTTCACGGTGCCGACCCACTCGGTCACGGTGGCCCCGGGGCGCCGCTCGAGGACCTCGACGTTCTTCAGGTTGGGCATGAACCGGGGGTACGATGGCATGTCCTTGACGACCTCGTAGACCTGCGCCCGCGGCGCCCGGATGATCTCCTGTACCTCGACGTAGGGCA
Coding sequences:
- a CDS encoding ABC transporter ATP-binding protein, which translates into the protein MSAILEVNGLTRYFGGLAAVKDVTFAVPEGSIFGLIGPNGAGKTTLFSMVAGALQPSGGTVRFRGRDVTGIRPYEAVASGIVRTHQIVRPFKSMTVLENVMVATYFGRHGATNPRVARERAMEVLAFVGIEHVAGQQAAVLPIGQQKLLELARALAAKPDLLLCDEIAGGLTDAETQNVLGLLRKIRERGTTILYIEHDMRAVMSVCDRIVVLNYGQKLAEGTPAEIQRNPAVIEAYLGTSAAEAG
- a CDS encoding ABC transporter ATP-binding protein — encoded protein: MAQEPLLEVRDLAVAYGSVQVIWGISFRVEEGQVVSIIGSNGAGKTTTLRSLAGLLLPRGGSIRFRGEDITALPAHARVNRQIVLVPEGRQLWPRMTVEENLLLGAFAPAFRGRAQERLARVYDLFPRLKERRRQLAGTLSGGEQQMCAIGRGLMAEPKVLMLDEPSLGLAPKLVEEIFRFVDDISAQGVTILLVEQNVKYALRAADHAYVLETGRITLEGSGRDLLHDDHVRTAYLGGAA
- a CDS encoding type II toxin-antitoxin system RatA family toxin, encoding MPYVEVQEIIRAPRAQVYEVVKDMPSYPRFMPNLKNVEVLERRPGATVTEWVGTVKGATLRWTELDEFDDENFRIHYRQLGGDLKKFEGDWILEETPEGTKVTLTVDFEIGIPMFATMLNPIARLVVRDNAEGMLKAVKERLEKSEGRPG